One Manihot esculenta cultivar AM560-2 chromosome 6, M.esculenta_v8, whole genome shotgun sequence DNA segment encodes these proteins:
- the LOC122723809 gene encoding uncharacterized protein LOC122723809: MWEIRKGKAKNLATPDYVLRKWQETWNTSEYKEKCEKFSANRRSEAGGSGSGISRHACGSVSQYTHQRRMRERLGREPHPHELFEATHKRKGTEEFVDGRSKAIYDKYVELKEAATHQQEGSNEPTPINEAQLYYEAVGGQKKSRVYGLGSQASAYFHEPAHCSASYTSAPPVDPPTIETMNRMQNKIDRLETENSRITTRLDELQTFMHRMMAQQGIGTSTQTSGPTAPPAPSPQQRRDDAPVIGDHHTDSDDDTDDELASLV; encoded by the exons ATGTGGGAAATCCGGAAAGGAAAGGCGAAGAATCTTGCAACCCCTGATTATGTTTTGAGGAAGTGGCAGGAAACTTGGAACACTTCTGAATACAAAGAGAAGTGTGAGAAGTTTTCTGCCAATAGGCGCAGTGAGGCTGGAGGTTCAGGATCTGGCATTTCCAGGCACGCATGCGGTTCTGTTTCACAGTACACCCACCAGCGGAGGATG AGGGAAAGACTAGGCAGAGAACCACATCCGCATGAGCTTTTTGAGGCCACACATAAGAGAAAGGGGACGGAGGAGTTTGTTGATGGCAGATCAAaagctatttat GATAAATACGTAGAGCTGAAGGAGGCTGCTACACATCAACAGGAGGGAAGCAATGAACCAACGCCCATAAATGAGGCCCAACTGTACTACGAAGCGGTTGGTGGACAGAAAAAGAGTCGAGTTTATGGGTTAGGGTCCCAGGCCTCAGCATATTTTCATGAGCCAGCTCATTGTTCTGCATCATACACGTCTGCACCCCCAGTGGATCCTCCTACAATTGAAACAATGAACAGGATGCAGAATAAAATTGATCGGCTAGAGACAGAGAATAGTCGAATCACCACAAGGCTGGACGAGTTGCAGACGTTTATGCATAGGATGATGGCACAACAGGGTATTGGGACATCCACTCAGACATCTGGTCCTACAGCACCTCCAGCTCCGTCTCCACAGCAGCGGCGTGATGATGCTCCTGTCATTGGTGATCATCATACAGATAgtgatgatgatacagatgatgagctagctagtttagtttag
- the LOC110616898 gene encoding berberine bridge enzyme-like 8: MSTVLIIYCAVIYLLLQIFLFQISMATPDPTEETFFLCLSTHSLLDPPISQVTYFPSNPQYTSVLQSYIRNLRFASSATPKPLFIVTPTHVSHIQASIICCRIHGLEMRIRSGGHDYDGLSYISSVPFIILDMFNLRSVSVDVEDESAWVESGATLGEVYYWIAKQSMIHGYPAGVCPTVGVGGHLSGGGYGNMMRKHGLSVDNVLDAIIVDANGRVLDRESMGEDLFWAIRGGGGASFGVIVSWKIKLVQVPEIVTVFRVEKTLEQGASDIVYQWQNVADKIDDDLFIRVVIMPVIKKDRETIKAKFNALFLGNAERLVALMDEQFPELGLTAKNCEEMSWIESVLFWSNYPNGTSADVLLERNPQSEKYLKRKSDYVQKPISKPDLESIWKKIMELKKITFTFNPYGGKMSGIPESETPFPHRAGNAYKIQYAVSWKDESIETENYNLEMIRKLYDYMTPFVSKTPRCSYLNYRDVDLGVNEVGNESYEEASQWGIKYFKGNFDRLVEVKSRVDPGNFFRYEQSIPSLEASWKSSVEE; this comes from the coding sequence ATGTCGACAGTTCTAATTATATATTGTGCAGTTATCTATTTACTACTCCAGATTTTCTTGTTTCAGATTTCAATGGCAACTCCAGATCCCACCGAAGAAACCTTTTTCCTATGCCTTTCTACCCATTCTTTACTCGACCCACCAATCTCTCAAGTCACCTATTTTCCCAGCAATCCTCAGTATACTTCTGTGTTGCAATCATACATAAGAAACCTTAGATTTGCATCCTCTGCAACCCCAAAGCCTCTGTTCATTGTAACCCCTACCCATGTTTCTCATATCCAAGCTTCGATTATCTGCTGCAGAATTCATGGCTTGGAGATGAGAATTCGTAGTGGAGGCCATGATTATGATGGTCTTTCTTATATATCAAGCGTTCCGTTTATCATTCTTGACATGTTCAATCTGCGATCTGTAAGTGTGGATGTAGAAGACGAAAGTGCTTGGGTGGAATCAGGTGCTACTCTCGGCGAAGTTTATTATTGGATTGCTAAACAGAGCATGATTCATGGATACCCAGCTGGGGTTTGTCCGACGGTTGGTGTTGGAGGGCATTTAAGTGGAGGTGGATATGGAAACATGATGAGGAAGCATGGGTTGTCTGTTGATAATGTTTTGGATGCAATAATAGTTGATGCTAATGGAAGAGTTCTGGACAGAGAATCAATGGGAGAAGATCTCTTCTGGGCTATTAGAGGAGGAGGTGGAGCTAGCTTCGGAGTCATAGTTTCCTGGAAAATTAAGCTAGTTCAGGTTCCTGAAATTGTTACTGTTTTTAGAGTTGAAAAAACATTGGAACAAGGTGCATCAGACATTGTTTATCAATGGCAAAATGTTGCTGACAAGATTGATGATGATCTCTTTATAAGAGTGGTTATAATGCCTGTTATTAAGAAGGATCGGGAAACAATCAAGGCTAAATTCAATGCCCTGTTTCTTGGCAATGCAGAGAGACTTGTTGCTTTGATGGATGAACAGTTTCCTGAATTGGGTTTAACAGCAAAGAACTGTGAAGAAATGAGCTGGATTGAATCAGTGTTGTTTTGGTCTAATTATCCAAATGGGACTTCTGCAGATGTGTTGCTTGAGAGAAATCCTCAATCAGAAAAGTACTTGAAGAGGAAATCAGATTATGTACAAAAGCCCATATCAAAGCCAGATCTAGAATCAATCTGGAAGAAGATTATGGAACTAAAGAAAATCACATTTACATTTAATCCATATGGGGGAAAAATGAGTGGAATTCCAGAATCAGAAACTCCATTTCCCCACAGAGCAGGGAACGCATACAAAATCCAATATGCAGTGAGTTGGAAAGATGAAAGTATTGAAACAGAGAATTACAATTTGGAAATGATAAGGAAGCTTTATGATTATATGACACCATTTGTTTCAAAAACTCCAAGATGTTCATATCTAAATTACAGAGATGTTGATTTGGGAGTGAATGAAGTTGGGAATGAAAGCTATGAAGAAGCAAGCCAATGGGGGATCAAGTACTTCAAAGGCAATTTCGACAGGTTGGTGGAAGTAAAAAGCAGGGTGGATCCAGGTAATTTCTTTAGATATGAACAAAGCATCCCTTCCCTTGAAGCATCTTGGAAGAGTAGTGTGGAAGAGTAG
- the LOC110617165 gene encoding berberine bridge enzyme-like 14: MIILLYLQKQMKLLALSLFSLLFISSVSVSRSKKINNEDFLQCLYNKSQPSNPISEAIYTPSNSSFTDVLESYVRNLRYSTPSTPKPLAVVAAKHESHVQAAVLCCKNLGLQIRIRSGGHDYDGLSYVSQVPFVVLDMSNLRSIDIDIKDETAWAQAGASLGELYYKIAEKSNVHGFPAGVCPTLGLGGHISGGGYGNMMRKYGLSIDNVVDAQIVDVKGRILDRKSMGEDLFWAIRGGGAASFGAVLSWKIKLVAVSERVTVFQVVRSIDQQGGTDLVLKWQQVADKLDQDLFIRLVLQPANGAQQGKKTINAIFVGMFLGDAERLLPLMESNFPELGLQKNDTTEMRWIESVVFWVGMPKGTPIEALLNRTYSKAMLSYLKRKSDYVKQPISKKDLESLWKLMTEIGEVGMTWNPYGGKMNEISETETAFPHRAGNLYKIQYSVNWKEEGSEKANHYLNLTRTLYEAMTPYVSKNPRGAFLNYRDIEIGTIGSSGNGTFQEASVYGRSYFNGNFDRLVSVKTAVDPENFFRYEQSIPIQSRSSKVKVGSL; the protein is encoded by the coding sequence ATGATCATCCTTCTCTACCTGCAGAAACAAATGAAGCTTTTAGCTCTTTCTCTATTTTCACTTCTTTTCATTTCATCTGTTTCCGTGTCTAGATCAAAGAAAATCAACAATGAAGACTTTCTCCAATGCCTTTATAACAAATCCCAGCCATCAAATCCAATTTCTGAAGCAATCTACACGCCCAGCAATTCTTCATTCACAGATGTTTTAGAGAGTTATGTACGAAACCTCAGAtattcaactccttcaactccaAAACCTCTTGCAGTTGTAGCAGCAAAGCATGAATCCCATGTACAGGCAGCTGTTTTATGTTGTAAAAATCTAGGTTTGCAGATCAGAATCCGAAGTGGTGGTCATGATTACGATGGACTTTCATATGTATCACAAGTCCCATTCGTTGTCCTCGACATGTCTAATCTCCGTTCCATTGATATAGACATCAAAGATGAAACTGCTTGGGCTCAGGCAGGTGCATCTCTCGGTGaactttattataaaattgCTGAGAAAAGTAACGTCCATGGATTCCCAGCTGGCGTCTGCCCTACACTGGGCCTTGGAGGACACATTTCAGGAGGAGGGTATGGGAACATGATGAGAAAATATGGTCTTTCCATTGACAATGTTGTTGATGCACAAATTGTTGATGTCAAGGGTAGAATTCTCGACAGAAAATCAATGGGAGAAGATCTATTTTGGGCCATCAGAGGAGGAGGTGCGGCGAGCTTTGGAGCCGTTCTTTCCTGGAAAATAAAATTGGTTGCTGTCTCTGAACGAGTCACCGTTTTCCAAGTTGTTAGAAGTATTGATCAGCAAGGTGGCACTGACCTTGTTTTGAAATGGCAACAAGTTGCAGACAAGCTAGATCAAGACCTGTTCATTAGATTAGTGCTGCAACCTGCCAATGGAGCTCAACAAGGCAAGAAGACCATAAACGCAATATTCGTCGGCATGTTTCTCGGCGACGCAGAAAGACTCCTGCCATTGATGGAATCCAATTTTCCTGAACTGGGTTTACAGAAGAATGACACTACTGAAATGAGATGGATTGAATCTGTTGTATTCTGGGTTGGGATGCCAAAAGGAACTCCAATCGAAGCTTTACTCAACAGAACTTATTCAAAGGCAATGCTGAGTTACTTGAAACGTAAATCAGACTACGTGAAGCAACCCATTTCAAAGAAAGATTTGGAATCATTATGGAAACTCATGACTGAAATCGGCGAAGTGGGAATGACATGGAATCCTTACGGGggaaaaatgaatgaaatttcAGAGACAGAAACTGCATTTCCACACAGAGCTGGAAACTTATATAAGATTCAGTATTCTGTGAATTGGAAAGAAGAAGGTTCTGAAAAAGCCAACCACTACCTGAATTTGACGAGAACACTTTACGAAGCCATGACCCCTTATGTATCGAAGAATCCAAGGGGAGCATTTCTCAACTATCGAGATATTGAAATCGGCACCATTGGCAGCAGTGGAAATGGTACGTTCCAGGAAGCAAGCGTTTATGGTCGCAGTTACTTCAACGGTAACTTCGACAGATTGGTGAGTGTAAAGACAGCAGTTGATCCAGAAAATTTCTTCAGATATGAACAGAGTATTCCAATTCAATCGAGATCGTCCAAGGTCAAAGTTGGGTCATTGTAA
- the LOC110617069 gene encoding berberine bridge enzyme-like 26, with amino-acid sequence MATSSSVILSLLLTLLASFSCVTSLDDNFLQCFSSNLLNYTKPISEVVLAKNTSAYSSVFQSSVRNLRFLNTSTEKPEFIITPFHESHIQAAIVCAKTYDMQIRIRSGGHDYEGLSYVSEEKFVLIDLAHLRSISVDIEKENAWVESGATLGELYYKIAEKSNVYGFPAGSCPTVGVGGHISGGGFGTIFRKYGLAADTVVDAKIVDVNGNILNRKSMGEDLFWAIRGGGGASFGVIFAWKVRLVQVPPKVTVFKVAETLEEGANMLFQKWQRIGHKLPEDLFIHAVTGVVNASSNNNKKTIQISFDSLYLGEAEKLVPMMEENFPELDLKRENCTEMSWIQSVLYFAGFSTSESPEVLLNRTAQLKSFFKAKSDYVKKPISETGLQGLYKKLLEAETSELILTPYGGKMSEIKDSETPFPHRRGNIYKIQYMVTWDEEEETKQHLRWIRSLYSYMAPYVSKSPRAAYFNYRDLDLGRNKNGNTSFAQASVWGLKYFKNNFKRLAKVKTETDPSNFFRNEQSIPVFYL; translated from the coding sequence ATGGCCACGTCAAGCTCTGTTATACTTTCTTTACTTCTTACCCTTTTAGCCTCATTTTCATGCGTTACTTCACTTGATGATAATTTTTTGCAGTGCTTTTCTTCTAATTTACTGAATTATACCAAGCCAATTTCAGAAGTTGTCCTCGCCAAAAATACCTCCGCGTACTCATCTGTCTTTCAATCCTCTGTTCGAAACCTCAGATTCTTGAACACTTCAACTGAGAAACCTGAATTTATTATCACCCCATTTCATGAATCTCACATCCAAGCTGCCATTGTTTGTGCCAAGACATATGATATGCAGATAAGGATACGAAGTGGAGGTCATGATTATGAAGGCCTGTCTTATGTTTCTGAAGAAAAATTTGTGCTAATTGATCTTGCCCATCTGAGATCAATCAGCGTTGACATAGAAAAGGAGAATGCATGGGTTGAATCTGGTGCAACTCTAGGAGAGTTGTATTATAAAATTGCAGAGAAAAGCAACGTCTATGGCTTCCCAGCTGGTAGTTGTCCTACTGTAGGCGTTGGGGGACATATTAGTGGAGGTGGATTCGGGACCATATTTCGAAAGTACGGTTTAGCAGCTGATACCGTTGTTGATGCTAAGATAGTTGATGTTAATGGAAACATTCTGAACAGAAAATCCATGGGAGAAGATCTTTTCTGGGCCatcagaggaggaggaggagcgaGCTTCGGAGTCATTTTTGCATGGAAAGTGAGGTTAGTCCAAGTTCCTCCAAAAGTAACAGTTTTTAAAGTGGCAGAAACCTTGGAAGAAGGTGCAAACATGCTTTTCCAGAAGTGGCAAAGGATAGGACATAAGCTTCCTGAAGACCTCTTCATCCATGCAGTTACAGGAGTTGTGAATGCTAGCTCcaacaacaataaaaaaacCATTCAAATCTCATTCGATTCATTGTACCTCGGAGAAGCGGAAAAACTTGTTCCTATGATGGAAGAAAATTTCCCAGAACTGGATTTAAAGCGCGAAAACTGCACTGAAATGAGTTGGATTCAATCTGTCCTCTACTTCGCAGGATTCTCAACAAGTGAATCCCCAGAAGTTCTGCTTAACAGGACAGCTCAGCTCAAGAGCTTCTTCAAAGCAAAATCAGATTACGTGAAGAAACCAATTTCAGAAACAGGATTGCAAGGGCTGTACAAAAAGCTTCTTGAAGCAGAGACATCAGAACTGATATTGACACCTTATGGAGGAAAAATGAGTGAGATTAAGgattcagaaacaccattccctCACAGAAGAGGAAATATATACAAAATCCAATACATGGTAACTTGGGATGAGGAAGAGGAAACGAAGCAGCACCTGCGCTGGATAAGAAGTCTGTACTCGTACATGGCACCATATGTATCGAAGTCACCCAGAGCTGCCTACTTCAACTATAGGGATCTTGATCTTGGAAGGAACAAAAATGGCAATACCAGCTTTGCACAAGCCAGCGTTTGGGGATTGAAGTATTTCAAGAACAACTTTAAGAGATTAGCAAAAGTAAAGACTGAAACAGATCCTTCCAACTTCTTCAGGAATGAACAAAGCATTCCTGTGTTCTATCTGTGA
- the LOC122723869 gene encoding uncharacterized protein LOC122723869 — MTAERSWMYARLIDGLLNPRYLEGMNEFLEKAKTCTEYLNGDQIRCPCNRFKCQNRSFQDENTVKYHLMKHGFVQNYLVWYLHGETEVHDGYGDTDLDMSYGSDSVNHPNFNRFEDMVMDATSCHVMHNDTYEMPNSAAQKLYDMLNASKQQLWPGCETHSQLSAVSRLLNLKAEHHFSEQCFDQICELMKEMLPSDNVMTDSFYSTKRLVRGLGLPVQKIHCCANGCMIFWENDKELTRCKFCDHERFKRLKHNLGKGKSQIPYKKMYYFPITPRLQRLYASCVTAKYMTWHNDHATENGVMRHCSDAPAWKHFNQTHPTFALEARNVRLGLCTDGFQPFGQSGQQYSSWPVILTPYNLPPGMCMKDEYMFLTIIIPGPKNPKEKLDVYMQPLVQELKELWATGVNTYDAFQQNNFTMRAALIWTISDFPAYSMLSGWSTAGRTACPYCMENTDAFTLRKGGKQTWFDSHRKFLPDDHPFRRNKTSFIKNKCVSKSPPPIRTGEYLLKEIEQIGLRRVIDIDSHEINCRLSKITGWRKRSILWDLPYWSSNLIRHNLDVMHIEKNVFENIFNTVMNVEGKTKDNIKSREDLNEICRRPELKKDPISGKYPKACYCLDNQSKVILCDWLKTLKFPDGFVSNLGRCVDSRKLRLFGMKSHDCHVFMQRILPIALREFLPNNVWQPITELSNFFRELTSTTLTNGDMQRLHEQIPVILCKLERVFPPSLFDSMEHLPVHLAYEALIAGPVQYRWMYPFERYLRKLKNNVKNKARVEGSICNAYLVEEASAFSAHYFEAHVMTRHRKVPRNLHEFVSDDDIPGKLSIFKCTGRTIGKGKSRYMTEDEIQAAQTYILLNCPEVKTYIDIYVERVKSTQPNITDAAVDEKLETDFVKWFYKYAHESPNNVQNQLMQDVAKGPLRSVTTFNGYCVNGCKFNTINGNSSSNSMNFGVCIKGSNYSSEESDYYGQLVEVLRLEYPGLPIKRTVLFKCDWFDPTPNTGTKVHRQYRIVDINNKRSYSKYEPFVLASQATQVVYASYPSKRRDKNDWWAVMKVKGRPVVELSQTSSKTYEPFQEDDIEYAEVNIDDINQQHCLNDPSGGMTEIHDDVSTDEDEFLSDPDSDADADGDNEYNSYESE, encoded by the exons AGGGTATGAATGAATTTCTAGAGAAAGCTAAGACCTGCACAGAGTATTTAAATGGCGATCAGATCCGCTGTCCTTGTAATCGATTTAAGTGCCAGAACCGTAGCTTTCAAGATGAAAATACAGTTAAATATCATTTAATGAAGCATGGTTTTGTTCAAAATTACCTTGTTTGGTATTTGCACGGTGAAACTGAAGTGCATGACGGATATGGTGATACAGATTTAGACATGTCTTATGGTTCTGACAGTGTTAATCACCCAAATTTCAATCGTTTTGAGGACATGGTCATGGATGCAACAAGCTGTCATGTAATGCATAATGATACATATGAGATGCCAAACTCGGCTGCACAgaaactgtatgatatgttaaatGCATCTAAGCAACAACTATGGCCTGGCTGTGAAACTCACTCCCAGTTATCAGCTGTTTCACGTTTATTAAATCTGAAGGCTGAACATCATTTCTCGGAACAGTGTTTTGATCAGATTTGTGAACTCATGAAGGAGATGTTACCGAGTGACAATGTCATGACGGACAGCTTTTACTCAACAAAGAGACTAGTCCGAGGATTGGGGCTTCCTGTACAAAAGATACACTGTTGTGCGAATGGTTGTATGATTTTTTGGGAAAATGATAAAGAACTTACACGATGCAAATTTTGTGACCATGAAAGGTTCAAACGCCTGAAGCACAACTTGGGGAAAGGGAAGAGTCAAATACCATACAAAAAGATGTATTACTTCCCCATTACACCACGTTTGCAAAGACTTTATGCGTCATGTGTTACAGCTAAGTATATGACTTGGCACAATGACCATGCAACTGAGAATGGGGTGATGCGCCACTGTTCAGATGCTCCTGCTTGGAAGCATTTCAACCAAACTCATCCAACCTTTGCACTGGAGGCCCGAAATGTCAGACTTGGCCTTTGCACTGATGGATTTCAACCATTCGGTCAATCTGGGCAACAATATTCTTCATGGCCAGTAATACTAACTCCATACAATTTGCCACCAGGTATGTGTATGAAAGATGAGTACATGTTCCTGACAATTATAATACCTGGTCCCAAGAATCCGAAAGAGAAGCTTGATGTGTACATGCAGCCATTAGtgcaagaattgaaagaactttgGGCAACTGGTGTTAATACTTACGATGCTTTCCAACAGAACAATTTTACTATGCGTGCTGCATTAATTTGGACTATAAGTGACTTCCCTGCTTATTCAATGCTCTCAGGGTGGAGCACTGCAGGACGCACTGCATGTCCCTACTGTATGGAAAACACAGATGCATTTACATTACGAAAGGGGGGTAAACAAACATGGTTTGACAGTCATCGGAAGTTCTTGCCTGACGACCACCCTTTCCGTCGAAACAAGAcatcttttattaaaaacaaatgTGTATCGAAGTCACCACCGCCAATTAGAACTGGGGAATACTTGCTAAAAGAAATTGAGCAAATTGGGTTGAGGCGGGTTATAGACATTGACAGTCATGAAATAAATTGTCGGCTTTCAAAGATAACTGGTTGGCGTAAGCGGAGCATATTATGGGATTTGCCATATTGGTCTTCAAATTTGATTCGCCACAATCTTGATGTCATGCACATTGAAAAGAatgtatttgaaaatatttttaatacagtTATGAATGTGGAGGGGAAGACAAAAGACAATATCAAATCAAGGGAagatttaaatgaaatatgCAGGAGACCAGAATTGAAGAAAGATCCAATTAGCGGGAAATATCCAAAAGCATGTTATTGTTTGGATAACCAATCGAAGGTGATACTTTGTGATTGGCTTAAAACACTCAAATTCCCTGACGGATTTGTTTCCAATCTAGGGAGATGTGTTGATAGTCGGAAGCTTAGACTTTTTGGTATGAAAAGCCACGACTGTCATGTTTTCATGCAACGAATTCTTCCTATAGCTCTCAGAGAGTTCTTACCAAATAATGTTTGGCAACCAATAACAGAGCTTAGCAATTTCTTTAGAGAACTCACCTCAACTACACTTACTAATGGGGACATGCAACGGTTACATGAACAAATTCCTGTGATCCTTTGTAAGCTTGAACGAGTTTTTCCTCCAAGTCTGTTTGATTCAATGGAACATTTACCAGTACACCTTGCATATGAGGCATTAATTGCAGGACCAGTACAATATCGGTGGATGTACCCATTTGAGAG GTACTTGAGAAAGTTAAAGAACAATGTTAAAAATAAAGCAAGGGTTGAAGGTTCAATATGCAATGCTTACTTGGTAGAAGAAGCAAGTGCATTTTCTGCTCACTACTTTGAAGCACATGTAATGACCAGACATCGAAAGGTTCCACGCAACTTGCATGAATTTGTATCTGATGATGACATACCAGGTAAATTAAGCATATTCAAATGCACAGGTAGAACTATCGGAAAAGGAAAATCCAGATATATGACTGAAGATGAAATCCAAGCCGCTCAAACATATATTCTATTAAATTGTCCAGAGgtgaaaacatatattga TATTTATGTGGAGCGAGTAAAGTCGACACAACCAAATATCACAGATGCAGCTGTTGATGAAAAACTAGAGACGGACTTTGTCAAATGGTTTTACAAGTATGCCCATGAATCGCCAAACAATGTACAAAATCAGCTTATGCAAGATGTGGCGAAGGGACCACTCAGAAGTGTCACCACTTTTAATGGGTATTGTGTTAATGGATGTAAATTCAACACAATCAATGGAAATTCAAGTAGTAACTCAATGAATTTTGGTGTATGTATAAAAGGGAGTAATTACAGTTCTGAAGAAAGTGACTACTATGGACAGTTGGTCGAGGTGTTGCGATTGGAGTATCCGGGGCTACCAATTAAGCGGACTGTACTTTTCAAATGTGACTGGTTTGATCCAACACCAAATACGGGCACCAAGGTGCACCGACAGTATAGAATTGTTGATATTAACAATAAGCGTAGCTACAGTAAGTACGAGCCATTTGTATTGGCCTCTCAGGCAACACAAGTCGTTTATGCTTCATACCCGAGCAAGCGTCGTGACAAAAATGATTGGTGGGCTGTGATGAAAGTTAAAGGTAGACCCGTTGTTGAACTATCTCAAACGTCTTCAAAGACATATGAACCTTTTCAAGAAGATGACATAGAATATGCTGAAGTAAATATCGATGATATTAATCAACAACACTGCCTCAATGATCCTAGCGGAGGAATGACTGAGATTCATGATGACGTTTCGACAGATGAAGACGAATTCCTTAGTGACCCTGATTCTGATGCAGATGCAGACGGTGATAATGAGTACAATTCATATGAATCAGAGTAA